One part of the Phragmites australis chromosome 3, lpPhrAust1.1, whole genome shotgun sequence genome encodes these proteins:
- the LOC133910649 gene encoding uncharacterized protein LOC133910649, giving the protein MVSAAQPRCTICACQFVNGPMSTRLSVGVGLRRATSLDAVQLPAGLASQDLFRPSILGALQGRRRGVHPTLTEETRHLVNREVLGALGRDGVLINVGRGGLVDEPELVRCLREGVIGGTGLDVYENEPNVPSHAMLMHVYENHRAVLTPESKNWMWENICVHKNSSL; this is encoded by the coding sequence ATGGTGAGCGCCGCACAACCTCGCTGCACCATCTGCGCGTGTCAATTTGTCAACGGCCCGATGTCGACGCGCCTATCCGTGGGCGTCGGGCTCCGTCGTGCCACCTCGCTTGATGCCGTCCAACTTCCGGCTGGGCTCGCCAGTCAGGACCTCTTCCGGCCATCGATTCTAGGAGCTCTGCAGGGTCGCCGCAGAGGCGTACATCCGACGCTGACGGAGGAGACGCGGCACCTGGTGAACCGGGAGGTGCTGGGGGCGCTAGGCAGGGACGGCGTGCTCATCAACGTCGGGCGGGGTGGGCTTGTCGACGAGCCGGAGCTGGTGCGCTGCCTACGGGAGGGCGTCATTGGCGGTACCGGGCTAGACGTGTACGAGAACGAGCCGAATGTGCCATCTCACGCCATGCTCATGCATGTGTACGAGAACCACAGAGCCGTGCTCACGCCGGAATCCAAAAATTGGATGTGGGAGAATATTTGTGTGCATAAAAATTCAAGTTTATAG